Proteins encoded by one window of Lathyrus oleraceus cultivar Zhongwan6 chromosome 1, CAAS_Psat_ZW6_1.0, whole genome shotgun sequence:
- the LOC127081687 gene encoding uncharacterized protein LOC127081687 encodes MGLVLSAATGRGWTTGSGMEGPPVPAVGKDDQFGTGNISTFPWSLFTKSPRRRMLIAFTCTICGQRTTRAINPHAYNDGTVFVQCCGCNAYHKLVDHLNLFQETNCYLNSSFNYKGPGWDDLKFRFMDVDSDSDDDIFPVT; translated from the exons ATGGGGCTGGTGTTGAGTGCTGCAACTGGTAGAGGATGGACAACGGGTTCGGGGATGGAAGGGCCGCCTGTTCCTGCTGTTGGGAAGGATGATCAATTTGGGACGGGGAATATTTCAACTTTTCCGTGGTCGCTCTTTACAAAATCTCCGAGGAGGAGGATGCTTATCGCTTTTACTTGTACCATCTGTGGCCAGCGAACTACGCGGGCTATTAATCCTCATGCGTATAATGATGGAACTGTTTTTGTTCAG TGCTGTGGATGCAATGCGTACCATAAGCTCGTGGATCACTTGAACTTGTTTCAGGAGACAAATTGCTATCTGAATTCAAGTTTTAATTATAAAGGTCCTGGATGGGATGATCTTAAGTTCAGGTTCATGGACGTTGATAGCGACAGCGATGATGATATATTCCCAGTTACATGA
- the LOC127115211 gene encoding uncharacterized protein LOC127115211 — translation MGLVLSAATGRGWTTGSGMEGPPVPAVGKDDQFGTGNISTFPWSLFTKSPRRRMLIAFTCTICGQRTTRAINPHAYNDGTVFVQIFLYSIAWSSWVPYALAGFSVLGVLVRPTITSIASKQVGPNEQGMVQGCLSGITSVANIISPLIFSPLTALFLSEDAPFNFPGFSLMCLGLILMTAFFLSLMIRAAPPIVGDKVSSNRCTDTLV, via the exons ATGGGGCTGGTGTTGAGTGCTGCAACTGGTAGAGGATGGACAACGGGTTCGGGGATGGAAGGGCCGCCTGTTCCTGCTGTTGGGAAGGATGATCAATTTGGGACGGGGAATATTTCAACTTTTCCGTGGTCGCTCTTTACAAAATCTCCGAGGAGGAGGATGCTTATCGCTTTTACTTGTACCATCTGTGGCCAGCGAACTACGCGGGCTATTAATCCTCATGCGTATAATGATGGAACTGTTTTTGTTCAG ATATTCCTATACAGTATAGCGTGGTCGTCATGG GTTCCATATGCTCTAGCAGGTTTCTCTGTTTTAGGCGTTCTCGTGCGACCAACT ATAACCAGCATTGCATCGAAACAAGTTGGACCGAATGAACAG GGAATGGTTCAAGGATGTCTCTCAGGAATCACTTCCGTCGCCAACATCATTTCTCCATTAATTTTCAGTCCACTGACAG CCTTGTTCCTGTCAGAAGACGCACCGTTTAATTTTCCAGGATTCAGCCTAATGTGCCTTGGGCTAATACTG ATGACAGCATTTTTCCTTAGTCTTATGATTCGTGCTGCGCCTCCTATTGTTGGCGACAAAGTTAGTAGTAACCGTTGCACAGACACCTTGGTCTGA